A window of Tetrapisispora phaffii CBS 4417 chromosome 9, complete genome contains these coding sequences:
- the TPHA0I00720 gene encoding uncharacterized protein (ancestral locus Anc_8.777): protein MIPKRKGQTKEVKRDVFGRDLSYFKSYSQYIENLKDINVYSADFESGYTPLHITLKRGYFKRAFQLFKKWKDEQEFLSHKLGGHVMNQIDREGFTPFELYMVEYRRLIKKYPKYISYRVPGSTTASNKTQICYYEDINKLPLGRKLEYPNLPTSVEELIYLKSSKASHALTFGVNINFQLGTGTTDARKNLFQLSVHQLEEDNIILSDIGLKNIFITRYHSLIVTNGNNIFVTGSTGRGRVGNGVIDTPQTQYTKLRGLPTQNIKDICTSDHHTMVLCNDNEIYTWGWNYFCQLGHSVTNKPSDKSYHTDCSSIPKRIGFLPGVEIISISCSKIHSACATKTGRILLWGLNVGQMGTSNPVHLSHDSVYMDVEGYLTTKPVEINLGDEIIEQILCTEFTTFVRTRNNILHVYSNYSSKTFRLLLPRPSRNIDRDNFTYFAPREIPSNVIDMKCKNPFGNNLTLKYSCGRIGTITSKEESIYLWSTMKNTPHISLCWTPNYDFKRCVDFDVSSKGELIICTAGGEVYKYQDKDTPLEKIFSTKLTSGKIVRVSCDSQFGSFALLKNEFDSIPIMFPKDSLLYDFSRFCDVVPGTTIKNDLGNEIAGVMARKYFDYNDYSLNKLQNHELLDSDENAAKISYRSQQAAELNTKILSEIGKSNINGRKTFDIVFKDKITSKIVCTGHKLLLMSRCSTLMNLLLKEKFFSLHDNQIVLELVNNIHESNWEIEISGKLGPDVIKEVIYYLYTDIKPSNQKVSRLLLEMVDHSLHYSSLHNSLSNLYYDIVTHKSSDSLNFVDTKILLNNGCVFAHSLILSVRCSYFKIMFEENWYTIDSDGYKLLDLKSNFNVTKDIFAFVIKYIYGFPYDLIFQDAAPLSYTENLQTLLDLLEITDFLNLQSFKTYLEAEIDKYIEGETVILILLNAIAFNCDLLETKCNWFICKNIAILFSKNNIPLIEEHFTERIWDRLELCFSELSSDSNTVTEFMAWYYESHYDWLALFNGNLSKFNEKFIDPHNCFVPVFDLKCLKKKPIEEKTKRRKSMNIHKPRSKTLPCSKSSLTCEEQQNLIENKETSSSWAQNNSHSMVIDDSNEFVEVTRKAKRKNSKNTEKKPELRNIVNKETSSKVVLHKNVNKDNQTLVSLTDADNAKREQHKNNSLNQKLWGTFRKTSQKDRKKIIDASLETNSKSEMSEQPVWGKAISTGTEPIEKLKQAAIVSKKSNLPSLYDPNSPKIISDTKKSKNEIIKHLPQTDSIHMPYVRASQHVPLNAIDTQFEKDQLKKRKSKKQMQEEMEAVQFERWFEEESERIQRQMKKDDKSVNNKENDCINTPRGKSKTKNQNKISQTTIEIRKKGTYTPE from the coding sequence ATGATTCCAAAAAGAAAAGGCCAAACAAAGGAAGTTAAGAGAGATGTCTTTGGAAGAGATTTGTCCTATTTCAAAAGTTACTCACAGTATATAGAAAACTTAAAGGATATTAATGTATATTCCGCGGATTTTGAGAGTGGATATACACCATTACATATTACTTTAAAGAGAGGATACTTTAAAAGAGCgtttcaattatttaaaaagtGGAAAGATGAACAAGAGTTTTTATCCCATAAGCTAGGCGGGCATGTAATGAATCAGATAGATAGAGAAGGGTTTACTCCTTTTGAGTTATATATGGTTGAATACAGGAGATTAATCAAGAAGTACCCAAAATATATCAGCTATCGAGTTCCTGGAAGCACAACTGCATCAAATAAAACCCAAATTTGTTACTATgaagatataaataaactACCGTTGGGCAGAAAATTAGAATACCCAAACTTGCCAACGTCAGTTGAAGAGctcatatatttaaaatccAGTAAAGCGTCTCACGCTTTGACCTTTGGtgttaatattaattttcaaCTGGGGACTGGCACGACAGATGcaagaaaaaatttattcCAATTAAGTGTCCATcaattagaagaagataatattattttatctgATATTGGGCTtaaaaacatatttataaCAAGATACCACTCCTTAATAGTGACGAACGGTAATAACATATTTGTTACAGGTTCCACTGGGAGAGGCAGAGTTGGAAATGGCGTTATTGATACGCCACAAACGCAATATACAAAGCTCCGTGGATTACCAACTCagaatattaaagatatatGCACAAGTGATCATCATACTATGGTGCTATgcaatgataatgaaatatatacttGGGGttggaattatttttgtcaACTAGGTCATTCGGTTACAAATAAACCTAGTGATAAATCATACCATACAGATTGTTCATCAATACCTAAACGAATAGGATTTTTGCCAGGAGTAGagataatttcaatatcatgCTCAAAGATACATTCGGCATGTGCCACTAAAACTGGAAGGATATTACTGTGGGGATTAAATGTTGGTCAAATGGGTACCTCTAACCCTGTTCATTTATCACATGATTCCGTATATATGGATGTTGAAGGTTACTTAACAACAAAGCCAGTAGAAATAAATCTAGGAGATGAAATAATTGAGCAGATACTGTGCACAGAATTTACGACATTTGTAAGGacaagaaataatatattacatGTGTATAGTAACTACTCATCTAAAACATTTAGGTTACTGCTACCAAGACCATCAAGAAACATTGATCGAGATAATTTTACTTATTTTGCACCAAGAGAGATACCTAGTAACGTTATAGATATGAAATGTAAAAATCCTTTCGGTAACAACTTGACATTAAAATACAGTTGTGGACGAATTGGAACAATAACATCAAAAGAGGAATCCATTTATTTATGGTCAACTATGAAAAATACACCCCATATTTCTTTGTGCTGGACCCCTAattatgattttaaaaGGTGTGTAGATTTTGACGTATCATCCAAGGGCGAATTGATTATCTGCACGGCTGGAGGAGAAGTGTATAAATATCAGGATAAAGATACGCctttagaaaaaatattcagcACTAAATTAACATCTGGTAAAATAGTGAGAGTTAGTTGTGATTCTCAATTCGGTTCATTTGCTCTActaaaaaatgaatttgattcaATCCCAATTATGTTTCCCAAGGATTCGTTATTATACGATTTTTCACGTTTTTGTGACGTGGTGCCAGGTACTACAATCAAGAATGATTTGGGAAATGAAATAGCTGGTGTTATGgcaagaaaatattttgattataaCGACTATTCTTTGAATAAACTACAAAATCATGAATTATTGGATTCTGATGAAAATGCTGCTAAAATTTCCTATCGTAGTCAACAGGCTGCTGAATtgaatacaaaaatattatcagaGATAGGTAAATCGAACATAAACGGAAGGAAGACTTTcgatattgtttttaaagACAAGATAACAAGCAAAATAGTATGCACTGGTCATAAACTGTTATTAATGTCAAGGTGTTCTACATTGATGAATCTGTTATTAAAAgagaaatttttttctcttcaTGATAATCAAATTGTATTGGAActtgtaaataatatacatGAATCTAACTGGGAAATAGAAATTTCAGGTAAACTTGGCCCGGACGTTATAAAGGAAGTAATATATTACTTATATACCGATATCAAACCCAGTAATCAAAAAGTTTCAAGATTGTTATTAGAAATGGTAGATCATTCTTTACATTATTCAAGTTTGCATAATTCGTTGAGTAATTTGTACTATGATATTGTTACTCATAAATCATCGGATTCATTAAACTTTGTTGATACTAAAATTTTGCTAAATAACGGGTGTGTTTTTGCACATAGTCTAATTTTGTCAGTAAGATGTTCCTACTTCAAGATTATGTTTGAGGAAAACTGGTATACTATAGACTCTGATGGATACAAGCTTTTAGATTTGAAAAGCAATTTTAATGTTACCAAGGATATATTTGcttttgttattaaatatatatatgggTTTCCTtatgatttaatttttcaggATGCAGCTCCTTTAAGTTATACTGAAAATCTTCAAACATTACTTGATCTTTTGGAAATCAcagattttttaaatttacagtcttttaaaacatatttGGAAGctgaaattgataaatatatagaagGAGAAACTGTCATTCTAATTTTGCTGAATGCCATAGCATTTAACTGTGATTTATTAGAAACCAAATGTAATTGGTTTATTTGCAAAAACATTGcgatattattttcaaagaatAACATCCCCTTGATAGAGGAACACTTTACTGAAAGAATTTGGGACAGACTTGAACTTTGTTTTTCCGAACTATCTTCTGACTCTAATACAGTTACAGAATTTATGGCATGGTACTATGAGTCCCATTATGATTGGTTAGCATTGTTTAACGGCAACTTATCTAAATTTAAcgaaaaatttattgatcCACACAACTGTTTCGTTCCTGTGTTTGATTTAAAGTGTCTTAAGAAGAAGccaattgaagaaaagacaaagagaagaaaatcTATGAATATACATAAACCTCGATCTAAGACTCTACCTTGTTCAAAAAGCTCATTAACGTGTGAAGAACAACAAAATCTaattgaaaacaaagaaacaTCCTCTTCCTGGGCTCAAAATAATTCCCATTCTATGGTAATTGATGATTCCAATGAGTTTGTAGAAGTCACAAGAAAggcaaaaagaaaaaattcaaagaataCTGAGAAAAAGCCTGAATTAAGAAACATAGTTAATAAGGAAACTTCATCAAAAGTTGTGCTTCAcaaaaatgtaaataaagataatcAAACCTTAGTTTCTTTAACAGATGCGGACAATGCTAAACGTGAGCAACATAAGAACAATTCtctaaatcaaaaattatgGGGAACATTCAGAAAGACTTCCCAAAAGGATaggaaaaaaattatcgACGCCTCATTGGAAACAAACTCAAAGTCAGAAATGTCAGAACAACCTGTCTGGGGGAAAGCAATATCCACTGGTACTGAACCTATTGAGAAATTAAAGCAAGCAGCCATCGTTTCAAAGAAATCGAATTTGCCGTCCTTGTATGACCCTAACAGTCCAAAGATTATTAGCGATACAAAGAAatctaaaaatgaaattataaaacatTTACCTCAAACTGATAGCATTCACATGCCTTATGTAAGAGCATCGCAACATGTCCCACTAAATGCAATTGATACACAATTTGAGAAagatcaattgaaaaaacgTAAATCAAAAAAGCAAATGCAAGAGGAGATGGAGGCCGTCCAATTTGAGAGATGgtttgaagaagaaagtgAGAGGATTCAGAGgcaaatgaaaaaagacGATAAATCTGTAAAtaacaaagaaaatgaCTGTATTAATACACCAAGAGGGAAATCAAAAACCAAAAACCAAAACAAAATTTCTCAAACAACAATCGAAATCAGGAAAAAAGGGACATATACGCCGGAATAA
- the TPHA0I00730 gene encoding uncharacterized protein, producing MLKFASLFLLVQATLISATKVLSTRESAWTNTYTTTYSTEISVENGFLGLFKTTTTIYDVYVPAVQSTIYNSAVYTNAKDSSVVTYSTSQYQTQGANGAFTIYTAYYISTPVRASATTSYSYGTFSGSVAQTAVTTSTATVSNVETIVTLYNVALPTDALKSYTTNEWDGSVTSTSTSAFVATDSYGLKVTSTVFDILTPRPSGVTSYAAYTGNSTVFYSTIVNINFGFKGLLFGAWETTTYLVNTPIRNSIETVTLGTEVATERATVSSVVSTVIGADSQATTVTYYFVAPVHHYATSTSFTQGTQTDATVTFTTDVSVVNGTNGIATTETVYGVAIPTHFQKSTTFDYWPGTFVTTYATDIQTTVGTDGSSTANTVFYVYTPRDEGITSYAAYTGNSTVFYSTIVNINFGFKGLLFGAWETTTYLVNTPIRNSIKTVTLGTEVATERATVSSVVSTVIGADSQATTVTYYFVAPVHHYATSTSFTQGTQTDATVTFTTDVTVVNGTNGVITTETVYGVAIPTTYHQTTSFIEGSASVTTISTEYSTITGTDGKATEETIFHVETPRASGIYSNVPYNGTETSVFSTSVDIEWGFQNLIFGLWSTSYYFVHTPSRVSTEYSTQGYFGNSTSTYSTGVSTITGTDKEATTVTLFLVQTPMHWEKTTVLSQGTQTSGEVTYGTTTNTVTGTDGEQTTITTYSVALPTYHQRSISLVAGNNFIPTVISTQYVTGVGADSSSTETTVYIVATHSDYFAATTTTTWDRDYTTTSHKVEVSWGFVGVLFAPWIIREYVVYVPEDLSSQSYYETESSYETESYIPTSSSVYEDVTESFIGTSSFVASVSGTVSVLSGYVSYQNGTVVN from the coding sequence atgttgaaatttgcttctttatttttattagtgCAAGCCACTTTAATTAGTGCTACCAAGGTTTTAAGCACTCGTGAGTCTGCATGGACCAACACTTACACTACTACTTACTCCACTGAAATATCTGTTGAAAATGGTTTCTTAGGTCTATTCAAAACTACCACTACAATTTACGATGTTTACGTTCCAGCTGTTCAATCTACTATTTACAATTCTGCTGTCTATACCAATGCTAAGGATTCTAGCGTTGTAACCTACAGCACCAGCCAATACCAAACTCAAGGTGCCAATGGTGCTTTCACTATATACACTGCTTACTACATCAGCACTCCAGTTAGAGCTTCCGCTACTACTTCTTACAGTTACGGCACTTTCTCTGGTTCTGTCGCTCAAACCGCTGTCACTACATCTACTGCAACTGTTTCTAATGTCGAAACCATTGTTACTTTATACAACGTCGCTTTACCAACTGATGCTTTAAAGAGTTACACTACCAACGAATGGGATGGTTCTGTTACTTCTACATCTACTTCTGCTTTCGTCGCTACCGACTCTTACGGTTTAAAAGTCACTAGCACCGTTTTTGACATTTTGACCCCAAGACCATCTGGTGTCACTTCCTATGCTGCTTACACTGGTAATTCTACCGTTTTCTACTCCACCATTGTCAACATAAACTTCGGCTTCAAGGGTTTACTATTTGGTGCTTGGGAAACTACCACTTACTTAGTTAACACTCCAATCCGTAACTCCATTGAGACTGTTACTTTGGGTACTGAAGTTGCTACTGAACGGGCTACTGTTTCCTCTGTCGTGTCTACTGTTATTGGTGCTGACAGTCAAGCCACTACTGTTACTTACTACTTTGTTGCTCCAGTTCATCACTACGCTACCTCCACCAGTTTCACTCAAGGTACTCAAACCGATGCAACTGTCACTTTCACAACCGATGTCAGTGTTGTTAACGGTACTAACGGCATTGCCACCACTGAAACTGTATACGGTGTCGCTATTCCAACTCACTTCCAAAAATCTACTACCTTTGATTACTGGCCAGGTACATTCGTTACCACTTACGCTACTGACATTCAAACCACTGTCGGTACTGATGGTAGCTCCACTGCTAACACCGTTTTCTATGTTTATACTCCAAGAGATGAAGGTATCACTTCCTATGCTGCTTACACTGGTAACTCTACCGTTTTCTATTCCACCATTGTCAACATAAACTTCGGCTTCAAGGGTTTACTATTTGGTGCTTGGGAAACTACCACTTACTTAGTTAACACTCCAATCCGTAACTCCATTAAAACTGTTACTTTGGGTACTGAAGTTGCTACTGAACGGGCTACTGTTTCCTCTGTCGTGTCTACTGTTATTGGTGCTGACAGTCAAGCCACTACTGTTACTTACTACTTTGTTGCTCCAGTTCATCACTACGCTACCTCCACCAGTTTCACTCAAGGTACTCAAACCGACGCAACTGTCACTTTCACAACTGATGTCACTGTTGTTAACGGTACTAACGGTGTTATCACAACTGAAACTGTATACGGTGTGGCTATCCCAACCACTTATCACCAAACTACTTCTTTCATTGAAGGTAGTGCTTCCGTTACTACTATCTCCACCGAGTATTCCACCATTACTGGTACAGATGGCAAGGCCACAGAAGAAACTATTTTCCACGTCGAAACTCCAAGAGCCTCTGGTATTTATTCTAACGTTCCATATAACGGTACTGAAACTAGTGTTTTCTCCACTAGTGTCGACATTGAATGGGGTTTCCAAAACTTGATTTTTGGTTTATGGTCTACTTCTTACTACTTTGTCCACACTCCATCTCGTGTTTCCACTGAGTACTCTACTCAAGGTTACTTTGGTAACTCTACTAGCACTTACTCTACAGGTGTTTCTACTATTACTGGTACTGACAAAGAAGCTACTACTGTTACTCTATTCTTAGTCCAAACTCCAATGCACTGGGAAAAGACTACCGTTTTAAGCCAAGGTACTCAAACTTCTGGTGAAGTCACTTACGGTACTACCACTAACACTGTTACTGGTACTGATGGTGAACAAACTACCATCACTACTTACTCTGTCGCTCTACCAACTTACCACCAAAGATCTATTTCGTTAGTCGCTGGTAACAACTTCATTCCTACTGTTATTTCCACCCAATACGTTACTGGTGTTGGTGCTGACAGCAGCAGTACTGAAACCACTGTTTACATTGTTGCTACTCACTCTGATTATTTTGCTGCTACTACCACAACCACTTGGGACAGAGATTACACTACCACTTCTCACAAGGTTGAAGTCAGTTGGGGTTTCGTTGGTGTTTTATTCGCTCCATGGATCATTAGAGAATATGTTGTTTACGTCCCAGAAGACCTTTCTTCACAATCTTATTACGAAACTGAATCCTCCTACGAAACTGAATCTTACATTCCAACTTCATCTTCCGTTTATGAAGATGTTACTGAGTCTTTCATTGGTACATCTTCATTCGTAGCTTCTGTTTCAGGTACTGTTTCCGTCTTATCCGGTTACGTTTCTTATCAAAATGGAACCGTTGTTAACTAA
- the TIM18 gene encoding Tim18p (similar to Saccharomyces cerevisiae TIM18 (YOR297C); ancestral locus Anc_8.767), giving the protein MLARRFMKNSLGRVKSYEIAKKSINMKPRFISFNSNIDKFKIKPTPPGGVIGDVNQAYKPPEADYFHGSYHWLYERSIAVALLPLSIYSIFTAVTGGVAYPMIDVTTGLSALFYLQYEYLSCITDYIPKRKFQLWHNIAKSLLYSGSAVAAYGLYDIHTNNNGFTNLIKKTFVDDESNLYIFGRY; this is encoded by the coding sequence ATGTTAGCAAGGAGATTCATGAAGAACAGTCTTGGACGAGTCAAGAGTTATGAAATCGCAAAAAAAAGCATTAACATGAAACCAAGGttcatttcatttaattcaaatattgacaaattcaaaataaaaccAACCCCACCAGGCGGTGTAATTGGCGATGTTAATCAGGCATATAAGCCACCAGAAGCAGATTACTTTCATGGATCGTACCATTGGCTTTATGAAAGAAGTATAGCAGTTGCTTTGCTTCCTTTATCCATATACTCTATATTTACTGCAGTTACTGGGGGAGTCGCGTATCCGATGATAGATGTTACCACTGGCCTCTCTGCattgttttatttacagTACGAATATTTAAGTTGTATCACAGATTATATACCAAAAAGGAAGTTTCAACTATGGCATAATATTGCAAAATCATTGTTATACTCTGGTTCTGCAGTAGCTGCATATGGTTTATATGATATTcatacaaataataacgGATTTACTAACTTGATAAAAAAGACATTTGTGGATGACGAATcgaatttatatatatttggaaGATATTGA
- the MUM3 gene encoding Mum3p (similar to Saccharomyces cerevisiae MUM3 (YOR298W); ancestral locus Anc_8.768), producing the protein MTLADSIETNVIGPRDQFKEWTLKDWITVGCRIIIIFKYIVLQTILLGFRQCLIWLTEGRVYERGIRINNSIWRSIPILGSSCITLLPSLLGKLRSKLIPFLNNLIIMLQLLYQYHVVDMTFKNNNNVRIFITGQSDTLQLEENNQQMTSLLVANHRSLVDYFLINYLLQENSTNKLTKYDIFKNFRNIERLEYHKTNFICWGSISNFPFVKFFINIFYHDENVGISPIVLKENILQNGNQTFVIFPEVNIMSTELALVQRKINQEYSYTTKFYNVLYPRFKTFVNIIDVFANLKNVKRQKCTNIFENGKNKLNEKLVNIIGNVSKSHLRNNCTRNNNPQSVSTQGLNLGIDFLLKNKFISENSNDQSLNLRGVSNDEKKMKTIILNDNLYNITIVYYKLNYTEKGHDHMNGSLKLHKGYQLDQINPSLLQMLRPGRDNSSKENPPIIVIVHISKHDINTILSSKETSLEKWLENLWKEKDILIDSIENGINLN; encoded by the coding sequence ATGACATTAGCAGATTCAATCGAAACAAATGTAATTGGGCCCAGAGACCAATTTAAAGAATGGACTTTGAAAGATTGGATTACGGTTGGGTGCCGAATAATCatcatatttaaatatattgtattgCAGACAATTTTATTGGGTTTCCGACAGTGTCTCATTTGGCTTACTGAGGGAAGAGTGTACGAGAGAGGTATAagaattaataattcaatatgGAGAAGTATACCAATTTTGGGATCCAGTTGTATTACATTGCTTCCGTCTTTATTAGGTAAATTGAGGAGTAAATTAataccatttttaaataatttgataataatgttgCAATTATTATACCAATATCATGTAGTAGACATGacctttaaaaataataataacgtaagaatttttattactgGCCAAAGTGATACACTTCAACTGGAGGAAAACAATCAACAGATGACAAGTCTGTTGGTGGCAAATCATAGGTCACTtgttgattattttttaataaattatttgttacAAGAAAATAGTACAAATAAATTGACTAAGTACGACATATTTAAGAACTTTCGAAACATTGAAAGACTTGAGTATCACAAGACAAATTTCATTTGCTGGGGATCTATATCAAACTTTCCCTTcgttaaattttttataaatattttctaccatgatgaaaatgttgGCATATCACCCATTGTATTAAAAgagaatattttacaaaatgGCAATCAAacttttgttatttttccTGAGGTTAATATCATGAGTACAGAACTTGCTTTAgttcaaagaaaaatcaatCAAGAGTATTCATATACTactaaattttataatgtGTTATATCCACGATTTAAGACATTTgtgaatattattgatgTCTTTGCCAACCTTAAGAATGTCAAGAGACAAAAATGtactaatatatttgaaaacgGGAAAAATAAGCTTAATGAAAAGTTGGTAAATATTATAGGCAATGTGAGTAAATCACACTTGAGGAATAACTGCACTAGAAATAATAACCCCCAAAGTGTTTCCACACAAGGATTAAATCTTGGGATTGATTTtctattgaaaaacaaattCATCTCTGAGAATTCCAACGATCAGTCCTTAAACTTGAGAGGAGTTAGCAACgatgaaaagaaaatgaaaaccATTATATTGAATGATAATCTATATAACATAACAATTGTCTACtacaaattaaattatacaGAGAAAGGACATGATCATATGAACGGTTCATTAAAACTTCACAAAGGTTATCAGTTAGACCAAATTAATCCATCATTACTACAAATGTTGAGACCCGGTAGAGATAACTCAAGTAAGGAAAACCCGCCAATTATAGTCATTGTCCATATCAGTAAACATGATATTAACACAATATTATCATCCAAGGAAACATCTCTTGAAAAATGGCTGGAAAATCTTTGGAAAGAAAAGGATATTTTAATAGACTCGATTGAAAATGGAATCAATctcaattaa
- the RNA1 gene encoding GTPase-activating protein RNA1 (similar to Saccharomyces cerevisiae RNA1 (YMR235C); ancestral locus Anc_8.769): MATLNFTPVYNDGEVFSIAGQARKLTTKEDIQFILDDLSSLEKVSKLDVSGNTIGIEASQALARFIKENDHVKDNLKEVNFADLYTSRLVDEVVESLISLVPVFLACPQLEIINLSDNAFGLRTIDQLEELISNAINLKHLILSNNGMGPLAGERIGKALFNLAQNKKKNNKSLLETFICGRNRLENGSALFLAIGLKSHASDLKVVKLYQNGIRPKGVATLIHYGLKYNENLEIFDLQDNTFTATASTILAQVLPTWKHSLVELNLNDCLLKTEGSHSVFEVFQNHVFEKLTTLKFEYNEMGQSTLEDVFIPILQKGENLPKLKILKINGNRFEEDSEPLDLLQEFFDDELELDDLEEVDSEEESEDEEAGNEEIMEEHDIAALESELLALEIEDLTKELKDTHL, translated from the coding sequence ATGGCTACTTTGAACTTCACGCCTGTTTACAACGACGGAGAGGTCTTTTCTATCGCTGGCCAAGCCAGGAAGTTGACGACTAAGGAGGATATCCAGTTTATTTTGGACGATTTGTCATCGCTGGAAAAAGTCTCGAAACTGGATGTCTCTGGCAATACCATTGGCATCGAAGCCTCGCAAGCGCTTGCTCGCTTCATAAAGGAAAACGACCATGTCAAAGATAATCTTAAGGAAGTCAACTTTGCCGACCTCTACACTTCGAGGTTGGTCGACGAGGTTGTGGAGTCCTTGATTTCGTTGGTTCCGGTGTTTTTAGCATGTCCGCAGTTGGAAATCATCAATTTGTCCGATAATGCGTTTGGTTTGAGAACGATCGACCAACTGGAAGAACTGATCTCGAATGCAATcaatttgaaacatttGATTCTGAGCAATAACGGCATGGGCCCCTTAGCGGGTGAAAGAATCGGTAAGGCTCTATTCAACTTGGctcaaaacaaaaagaaaaacaacaaGTCATTATTGGAAACCTTTATCTGTGGCAGAAACAGATTGGAGAACGGTTCTGCCTTGTTTCTGGCAATTGGTTTGAAAAGCCATGCAAGCGATTTGAAAGTTGTTAAGTTATATCAAAATGGTATTAGACCAAAGGGTGTCGCCACTCTGATCCACTACGgtttgaaatataatgaaaatttggAAATCTTCGATTTGCAAGACAACACTTTCACTGCAACAGCGTCTACGATCTTAGCTCAAGTCCTACCAACCTGGAAACACTCGTTGGTAGAACTAAACTTGAACGACTGTTTGTTGAAGACCGAAGGTTCGCATAGTGTCTTTGAAGTTTTCCAAAACCAtgtatttgaaaaattgactactttaaaatttgaatacaATGAAATGGGTCAATCTACTTTGGAAGATGTTTTCATTCCGATTTTACAAAAGGGTGAAAACCTgccaaaattaaaaatcttgaaaattAATGGTAACAGATTCGAAGAAGATTCAGAGCCATTAGATCTGTTGCAAGAATTCTTTGACGACGAGTTGGAATTAGATGACCTCGAAGAAGTGGATAGTGAAGAAGAGAGTGAAGACGAGGAAGCGGGCAACGAAGAGATTATGGAAGAGCACGATATTGCTGCATTGGAATCTGAACTATTAGCATTggaaattgaagatttgaccaaagaattgaaagaCACACATTTATAG